From the Paraflavitalea soli genome, the window GATACGTGGCAGCTATCCGTGCCTCGCAGCTGGGTTTTAAGACCGCAATTATTGAAAAAGAAAGCCTGGGAGGTATCTGTCTTAACTGGGGTTGTATCCCTACCAAAGCCCTCCTCAAGAGTGCCCAGGTTATGGACTATATCAACCATTCCAAAGATTTTGGTATTGAGGCCTCAGGTACACCCGACTTTGCAGCTGTTATCAAGCGTAGCCGCGGAGCAGCCGATAAAATGAGCAAGGGCGTTCAGTTCCTGATGAAGAAAAATAAGATCGATGTAGTGATGGGTTTTGGTAAACTTAAAGCCAAAGGCCAGATAGAAGTAACTGCTGCCGATGGCAGTAAACAAGTAGTAGAAGGTAAACACATCATCGTAGCTACCGGTGGCCGCAGTCGCGAACTGCCCAACCTGAAGCAGGATGGTAAAAAAGTAATAGGCTACCGCGAAGCCATGGTGTTGCCCCAGCAGCCCAAGAGCATGATCGTAGTAGGCAGTGGCGCCATTGGCGTTGAATTTGGTTATTTCTACAGCAGCTTAGGCGCTAAAGTAACCATCGTGGAATTCATGCCAAGGATCGTTCCTGTTGAAGATGAAGATATCTCCAAAGAACTGGAAAAGAACTTCAAGAAGAAAGGTATCGATGTACTGACCAATGCAGAAGTAACCAGCGTTGATACCAGCGGAAGCGGTGTGAAAGCGAAAATAAAAACTGCCAATGGTGAGATCACCCTCGAAGCCGACGTACTGTTGAGCGCCGTAGGTGTTGCCGCCAATATCGAAGGCATCGGCCTGGAAGAACTCGGTGTGAAAACTGAGAAAGGCAAGATCGCTGTGGACAAATATTATCAGACCAATGTACCCGGTATCTATGCCATTGGTGACTGCGCTCCCGGCCAGGCCCTGGCGCACGTAGCCTCCAAAGAAGGTATTATCTGCGTAGAGAACATCGGTTACAACGAAAAGAAATACAACCACCAGCCAGAAGGCCTGGATTACAACAACGTACCGGGTTGTACTTATTGCACACCTGAAATTGCTTCAGTTGGCTTAACAGAAAAGCAAGCCAGGGACGCAGGATATGATGTTAAAGTGGGTAAATTCCCTTTCAGTGCTTCCGGCAAGGCCGTAGGCGCAGGACATACCGAAGGCTTTACCAAAGTGATCTTCGATGCTAAGTACGGCGAATGGTTAGGTACCCACATGATCGGTTACAACGTAACTGAAGTGATCGTTGAAACAGTAGTGGCCCGCAAACTGGAAACTACCTACCACGAAGTATTGAACAGCATTCACCCCCACCCGACCATGAGCGAAAGCGTAAAAGACGCTATCGAAGTGGCCTACGGTGAAGCGATACACCTGTAAGGAACATACCAGTACAAAATACAAAAGCGATCCCCAACCAGGGATCGCTTTTTTTGATTATGCACCTTTATTATGATTATTGAGTTTTTGTTATCATTTGATCTCCTGCCTTTTTCCCGGGCGCTATATGCCAGCCATCTGCGAGCGTCAGTTCCCATTCCGCGGTCTTAATAACTTTACTATCCTTATTGGTGTTCGCAGGCATAGCTACATACAACAATCGCCAGTCTTTCATGCGGGCATCTCCCGTTACCACCAGCCGCCCCCAATCATCGGTAAGTGTCATCGTAGGATATACCGTTCCTTCCTCACCCAGAGGAAAAAGCGTATTGGGATTAAAAGAAAACCGCATGCTTTTACTAAGCTTCAATTCCAGCACCGGGCCTTGTACCAGTTTGGCCATATACACCGCTTGCTTCGCTATCCGTTGTTGTTCCCGTACTTCTTCTTCCTGTAGAATAGATGGCCTGTATTCCCGCGTTGCTTTTGTCACAGCCAGCTGCATTGTCTGCTGCGGGTCGCCGGATTGAGCAGCCGACGCCTGCA encodes:
- the lpdA gene encoding dihydrolipoyl dehydrogenase, which produces MAYDVVVLGSGPGGYVAAIRASQLGFKTAIIEKESLGGICLNWGCIPTKALLKSAQVMDYINHSKDFGIEASGTPDFAAVIKRSRGAADKMSKGVQFLMKKNKIDVVMGFGKLKAKGQIEVTAADGSKQVVEGKHIIVATGGRSRELPNLKQDGKKVIGYREAMVLPQQPKSMIVVGSGAIGVEFGYFYSSLGAKVTIVEFMPRIVPVEDEDISKELEKNFKKKGIDVLTNAEVTSVDTSGSGVKAKIKTANGEITLEADVLLSAVGVAANIEGIGLEELGVKTEKGKIAVDKYYQTNVPGIYAIGDCAPGQALAHVASKEGIICVENIGYNEKKYNHQPEGLDYNNVPGCTYCTPEIASVGLTEKQARDAGYDVKVGKFPFSASGKAVGAGHTEGFTKVIFDAKYGEWLGTHMIGYNVTEVIVETVVARKLETTYHEVLNSIHPHPTMSESVKDAIEVAYGEAIHL